One genomic segment of Arachis duranensis cultivar V14167 chromosome 4, aradu.V14167.gnm2.J7QH, whole genome shotgun sequence includes these proteins:
- the LOC110279903 gene encoding uncharacterized protein LOC110279903 — MCFCVVFICWLLIVDITPHLFAGGRVPHLTNSEKERRKRWHQFRGSEGNWWGIAHSSARPHPSQKRKRVEPEKSLEVLSEEDKVDRVFQYPRDMRLTRLLGMEGMGSLSRLWLLLCCVLVMLLSC; from the exons ATGTGTTTTTGTGTTGTTTTTATTTGTTGGCTGCTAATTGTTGACATAACGCCACATTTGTTTGCAGGTGGGAGGGTGCCTCATTTAACTAATTCTGAAAAAGAAAGGCGAAAAAGGTGGCATCAATTTAGGGGTAGTGAAGGAAACTGGTGGGGTATTGCTCACTCCAGTGCCCGACCTCATCCTTctcaaaaaaggaaaagagttGAGCCCGAGAAGTCACTAGAGGTGCTTTCCGAAGAGGACAAGGTCGATAG GGTTTTCCAGTATCCCAGGGATATGAGGTTGACTCGCCTTTTGGGTATGGAAGGGATGGGAAGTTTATCCAG ATTGTGGCTTCTCCTTTGTTGTGTATTGGTCATGCTACTGAGCTGCTAG